In Symmachiella dynata, the following are encoded in one genomic region:
- a CDS encoding DUF1501 domain-containing protein, with product MPNLSGPWNPGLSRRELLARSGTGLGMLALSNLLRDEGQLGAAESGAGPLGPLSPKQPHFAPRAKQVVHLFMNGGPSHIDTFDPKPELKRLHGQPLPTGNLRTERKTGALMGSPFQFQKYGESGIEVSELFSQTAQCIDDIAVIRSMHADVPNHEPSLMLMNCGEGRLPRPSMGAWVTYGLGSENQNLPGFVVMCPGGYPIVATRNWRSAFLPGAFQGTYINSQQKQVDKLIANIKNEDLTLDVQRRQLDLLRRLNEKHADDRERDAQLETRIQSFELAYRMQSEATDAFDISQETKEMQERYGTGDVARQLLITRRLLERGVRFVQLWSGAGQPWDNHSDLEKQHRKLSGDWDRPIAAFLTDLKQRGLLDSTLVLWGGEFGRTPVAELPQLNGRDHNHYGFTCWLAGGGIRGGYVHGATDEFGFAAAEKPVHVHDLHATMLHLLGFDHEQLTYRYAGRDFRLTDVHGHVIPELIA from the coding sequence ATGCCTAACTTGAGTGGCCCCTGGAATCCGGGTCTGTCCCGCCGTGAATTACTTGCGCGGAGCGGCACCGGGTTGGGGATGTTGGCGCTGTCGAATTTGTTGCGTGATGAGGGCCAATTGGGGGCTGCGGAGTCCGGTGCTGGTCCGCTGGGACCGTTGTCGCCCAAGCAGCCGCACTTTGCGCCGCGGGCGAAGCAGGTAGTGCACCTGTTTATGAACGGCGGGCCGTCGCACATCGATACCTTCGACCCCAAACCCGAGTTGAAACGCCTGCACGGTCAGCCATTGCCGACGGGGAATCTGCGCACCGAACGCAAGACCGGAGCCTTGATGGGCTCGCCGTTTCAATTTCAAAAATATGGCGAATCGGGTATCGAGGTCAGCGAACTCTTTTCGCAGACTGCCCAATGCATCGACGACATCGCCGTGATCCGCTCAATGCATGCGGATGTGCCCAACCACGAACCGTCGTTGATGTTGATGAACTGCGGCGAAGGACGGTTGCCGCGGCCAAGTATGGGGGCCTGGGTGACGTATGGTTTAGGATCGGAAAACCAGAATCTGCCGGGATTTGTCGTGATGTGCCCGGGGGGATATCCGATCGTGGCTACGCGCAACTGGCGGTCGGCGTTTTTGCCGGGAGCCTTTCAAGGCACCTACATCAACAGCCAACAAAAACAGGTCGACAAACTGATTGCGAATATCAAGAACGAAGATTTAACGTTGGACGTGCAGCGCCGCCAATTGGATCTCTTGCGACGGCTGAATGAAAAACATGCGGACGACCGGGAGCGGGATGCGCAGTTGGAGACGCGGATTCAATCCTTCGAGTTGGCGTATCGCATGCAGAGCGAAGCGACGGATGCGTTTGATATTTCCCAGGAAACGAAGGAGATGCAGGAACGTTATGGCACCGGCGACGTCGCGCGGCAATTGTTGATCACGCGGCGGTTGTTGGAGCGTGGGGTGCGTTTCGTACAATTGTGGAGCGGTGCCGGGCAGCCTTGGGACAACCATAGCGACTTGGAGAAACAACATCGCAAACTTTCCGGCGACTGGGACCGACCGATTGCTGCATTTTTAACCGATTTGAAACAGCGTGGGCTGTTGGATTCGACGTTGGTGCTGTGGGGCGGCGAATTCGGACGTACGCCGGTTGCCGAACTCCCACAACTCAACGGCCGGGACCACAATCATTACGGATTCACCTGTTGGCTGGCCGGGGGTGGGATTCGTGGGGGCTATGTGCATGGGGCAACGGACGAATTCGGATTTGCCGCCGCAGAAAAACCGGTGCACGTGCATGACCTACATGCCACGATGTTGCATCTACTGGGCTTTGATCACGAGCAACTCACCTATCGTTACGCCGGCCGCGATTTTCGACTGACCGACGTGCATGGTCATGTGATTCCCGAATTGATTGCGTAA